A stretch of Saccharothrix texasensis DNA encodes these proteins:
- a CDS encoding sigma-70 family RNA polymerase sigma factor, producing the protein MATVPAEVQGPGDAELIDSVRAGDTEAYGQLYERHVSAAYNLARQLARSSAEADDLVSDAFAKVLDALRAGRGPDSAFRAYLLTALRHTAYDKTRRDRKLELADDVAEVAPEATSVPFKDTAVAGLERSMAARAFARLPERWQTVLWHTEIEGQSPAEVAPLLGLTANGVSALAYRAREGLKQAYLQVHLAETQTERCRATVERLGAWTRGGLSKRETMQVEAHLDECTGSCRALAAELADVNGALRGIIAPLVLGVGASGYLAAAGAGTAKAVAVAAAAGTGGAAGAAASVPRQFFVAAASAAALVVAVAIGLASGGEQEVPAAQTAPVATTQPAQPTRPAQPPASDPPPATVPSPSPAPATTAEPTTTEPTTAPTSDPTTTSRAEPAPEPAPEPPPPPTPPNFVPVVPSGFVLTLGEDPVDLPITVRNSGESGSEPASAVLALPPGVRSVGPASSFAGGRLLRLDGAADQTVACPAGTGAVTCATTQGIAPGGTATFVFRVQADPEAVTGLITGTVSAGVSLSVTIAVDVEVRPARDDLELLVHKWQHGFWDPRLDIQVTNTGGRAGGLRLVVEADEHVVLVTLWPGCERSWNRVVCEVPLARGASFRLAVWAIGSPHRGGAVRVSATLGNASQQVEVPLSPRPGEPHQPEPPVDTPPPTTTPTTTRATPPTTTGPTTPTTTPPPTTAPTGPTEPSTEPPPPTTTTRTSDPTTAPTTTTRPPARDEPCHPLPPWLPPLLDDLFPGHCRTPS; encoded by the coding sequence GTGGCGACCGTTCCTGCCGAAGTCCAGGGACCCGGCGACGCGGAGCTGATCGACTCCGTTCGCGCGGGGGACACCGAGGCCTACGGGCAGCTCTACGAACGCCACGTGTCCGCCGCGTACAACCTGGCCCGCCAGCTCGCCAGGTCGTCCGCCGAGGCCGACGACCTGGTCTCCGACGCGTTCGCGAAGGTCCTCGACGCGCTGCGGGCGGGCCGCGGGCCCGACTCGGCGTTCCGCGCCTACCTGCTCACCGCGCTGCGGCACACCGCCTACGACAAGACGCGCCGGGACCGCAAGCTCGAACTGGCCGACGACGTGGCCGAGGTCGCGCCCGAGGCGACCAGCGTGCCGTTCAAGGACACCGCCGTGGCCGGGTTGGAGCGGTCGATGGCGGCACGGGCGTTCGCCCGGCTGCCCGAGCGCTGGCAGACCGTGCTGTGGCACACCGAGATCGAGGGCCAGTCGCCCGCCGAGGTCGCGCCGCTGCTCGGCCTGACCGCCAACGGCGTGTCCGCCCTGGCCTACCGCGCCCGCGAGGGCCTCAAGCAGGCCTACCTCCAGGTGCACCTGGCCGAGACGCAGACCGAGCGCTGCCGCGCCACCGTGGAGCGGCTCGGCGCGTGGACGCGCGGCGGGCTGTCCAAGCGGGAGACCATGCAGGTCGAGGCTCACCTGGACGAGTGCACGGGCTCCTGCCGGGCGCTGGCCGCCGAGCTGGCCGACGTCAACGGCGCGCTGCGCGGGATCATCGCCCCGCTGGTGCTCGGCGTCGGCGCGTCCGGCTACCTCGCCGCGGCCGGCGCGGGCACCGCCAAGGCGGTCGCGGTCGCCGCCGCCGCGGGCACGGGTGGCGCGGCCGGAGCCGCCGCGTCCGTGCCGCGCCAGTTCTTCGTGGCCGCCGCCTCGGCCGCCGCCCTGGTGGTCGCGGTGGCGATCGGCCTCGCGTCCGGCGGCGAGCAGGAGGTGCCCGCCGCGCAGACCGCGCCGGTGGCCACCACCCAACCCGCCCAGCCGACGCGGCCGGCGCAGCCGCCGGCGTCCGACCCGCCGCCCGCCACCGTGCCGTCGCCGTCGCCGGCCCCCGCGACGACCGCCGAGCCGACAACCACCGAACCCACGACCGCCCCGACCTCGGACCCCACGACGACATCACGGGCCGAACCGGCGCCCGAACCCGCGCCCGAGCCGCCGCCGCCCCCGACGCCGCCGAACTTCGTGCCGGTGGTGCCGAGCGGGTTCGTGCTGACGCTCGGCGAGGACCCGGTCGACCTGCCGATCACCGTGCGCAACTCCGGTGAGTCGGGGTCCGAGCCGGCCAGCGCCGTGCTCGCCCTGCCGCCCGGCGTCCGGTCCGTCGGCCCCGCCTCGTCCTTCGCGGGCGGGCGGCTCCTGCGCCTGGACGGCGCGGCCGACCAGACCGTCGCCTGCCCGGCGGGCACCGGCGCGGTGACGTGCGCCACCACGCAGGGCATCGCGCCCGGCGGCACGGCGACGTTCGTGTTCCGCGTGCAGGCCGACCCCGAGGCGGTGACCGGCCTGATCACCGGCACGGTCAGCGCGGGCGTGTCGCTGAGCGTGACGATCGCGGTCGACGTGGAGGTGCGCCCGGCGCGGGACGACCTGGAGCTGCTGGTCCACAAGTGGCAGCACGGGTTCTGGGACCCGAGGCTGGACATCCAGGTCACCAACACCGGCGGCCGGGCGGGCGGGCTGCGCCTGGTCGTGGAGGCCGACGAGCACGTCGTGCTGGTCACGCTGTGGCCCGGCTGCGAGCGCTCCTGGAACCGGGTGGTGTGCGAGGTGCCGCTGGCGCGCGGCGCGTCGTTCCGGCTGGCCGTCTGGGCGATCGGGTCACCGCACCGCGGCGGCGCGGTCCGGGTCTCGGCGACCCTCGGCAACGCCTCCCAGCAGGTCGAGGTGCCGCTCTCCCCGCGTCCCGGCGAACCGCACCAGCCGGAGCCGCCGGTCGACACGCCGCCGCCGACCACCACGCCGACCACCACGCGCGCGACGCCGCCGACCACCACCGGCCCGACCACGCCGACGACCACGCCACCACCGACGACGGCTCCGACCGGCCCGACCGAACCGTCCACCGAGCCTCCCCCGCCGACCACGACCACGCGCACCTCGGACCCGACGACCGCGCCGACCACGACCACGCGGCCGCCCGCCCGCGACGAACCGTGCCATCCGCTGCCGCCCTGGTTGCCGCCGCTGTTGGACGACCTGTTCCCCGGGCACTGCCGCACCCCTTCGTGA
- a CDS encoding GtrA family protein, with product MPLVRRVLGLLPEPIRFLINKHRELIRFAVVGGTTFLIDNGVWYALKLTVLADKVVTAKAIAVLVAVISSYVLSREWSFHTRGGRERHHEAALFFLVSGIGIGVNLLPLYVSRHVFDLHSEVADFAAGSVIGMLLATGFKYWAMRKFVFPQADARPSVQPLHPVTETREVA from the coding sequence CTGCCACTCGTGCGCAGGGTCTTGGGGCTCCTGCCGGAACCGATCCGCTTCCTGATCAACAAGCACCGTGAGCTGATCCGGTTCGCCGTGGTCGGCGGCACGACGTTCCTGATCGACAACGGCGTCTGGTACGCCTTGAAGCTGACCGTGCTGGCGGACAAGGTCGTCACCGCGAAGGCCATCGCGGTGCTGGTGGCGGTCATCTCGTCCTACGTGCTCAGCCGCGAGTGGTCGTTCCACACCCGCGGCGGACGTGAGCGGCACCACGAGGCCGCGCTGTTCTTCCTCGTCAGCGGCATCGGCATCGGCGTGAACCTGCTGCCGCTGTACGTCTCGCGGCACGTGTTCGACCTGCACTCGGAGGTCGCCGACTTCGCCGCCGGCTCGGTGATCGGCATGCTCCTGGCCACCGGCTTCAAGTACTGGGCGATGCGGAAGTTCGTCTTCCCCCAGGCCGACGCGCGGCCGTCGGTCCAGCCGCTGCACCCCGTGACCGAAACCCGCGAAGTCGCCTGA
- a CDS encoding GGDEF domain-containing protein has product MAAGWAFPADWPLAEVDDVCRAVLEEDEDAADAALYRLGAARAEAGAELGETLLDLAALHAVLAEPPGSTGIVSPSADAIPAPMLRSTALGWGEVMSTRASTCAAEDPLTGLATCAYLRTRLREVYGEARATGRREHVLVFVGLDLTRTSGWSRVVAMTLLADALKEVFDGGETVASIGSSVACVLLRRDRHLARAVGNLRVLTADRLAVDPHVAPTGPVEVWLEELPPTCEDALALIAGLGR; this is encoded by the coding sequence ATGGCCGCGGGCTGGGCGTTCCCGGCGGACTGGCCGTTGGCAGAGGTCGACGACGTCTGCCGGGCGGTGCTGGAGGAGGACGAGGACGCGGCGGACGCGGCGCTGTACCGGCTCGGCGCGGCCCGTGCCGAGGCGGGCGCCGAGCTGGGGGAGACGCTGCTCGACCTGGCGGCGCTGCACGCGGTCCTGGCGGAGCCGCCGGGGTCGACGGGGATCGTGTCGCCGAGCGCGGACGCGATCCCGGCGCCGATGCTGCGGTCCACCGCGCTGGGGTGGGGCGAGGTGATGAGCACGCGCGCGTCGACCTGCGCCGCGGAGGACCCGCTGACCGGCCTGGCCACGTGCGCGTACCTGCGCACGAGGCTGCGCGAGGTGTACGGGGAGGCACGGGCGACCGGTCGCCGGGAGCACGTGCTGGTGTTCGTGGGGCTCGACCTGACCCGCACGTCCGGGTGGTCCCGCGTGGTGGCGATGACCCTGCTGGCCGACGCGCTGAAGGAGGTGTTCGACGGCGGTGAGACGGTGGCCTCGATCGGGTCCTCGGTGGCGTGCGTGCTGCTCCGCCGCGACCGGCACCTGGCGCGGGCCGTGGGCAACCTGCGCGTGCTCACCGCGGACCGGCTGGCCGTGGACCCGCACGTCGCCCCGACCGGCCCGGTCGAGGTCTGGCTGGAGGAACTGCCCCCGACCTGCGAGGACGCCCTGGCGCTGATCGCCGGGCTCGGCCGCTGA
- a CDS encoding ricin-type beta-trefoil lectin domain protein, producing MKFGRILAAVVAAASALLVAPIADAAQPDTRQDEWVIESYTRPGDVWDQTNWAWDPDYPVIPHPYHGEDNQKWFISDDNTITDKRYGWCVTAIGDKVAGRDCEGADSQRWVGASYDDYHTWLFELRDTGLCITHNGVYKELILTACDPGRSDQRWEIHK from the coding sequence ATGAAGTTCGGACGAATCCTCGCCGCCGTCGTCGCGGCCGCCTCGGCGCTGCTCGTCGCACCGATCGCCGACGCCGCCCAGCCCGACACGCGGCAGGACGAGTGGGTGATCGAGAGCTACACCCGACCGGGTGACGTGTGGGACCAGACCAACTGGGCGTGGGACCCCGACTACCCGGTCATCCCCCACCCGTACCACGGAGAGGACAACCAGAAGTGGTTCATCTCCGATGACAACACCATCACCGACAAGCGGTACGGGTGGTGCGTCACCGCGATCGGCGACAAGGTCGCGGGCCGGGACTGCGAGGGCGCCGACAGCCAGCGGTGGGTGGGCGCGTCCTACGACGACTACCACACCTGGTTGTTCGAACTGAGGGACACCGGCCTCTGCATCACGCACAACGGCGTCTACAAGGAACTGATCCTCACGGCGTGCGACCCGGGGCGCTCCGACCAGCGCTGGGAGATCCACAAGTAA